One Pelodiscus sinensis isolate JC-2024 chromosome 24, ASM4963464v1, whole genome shotgun sequence DNA segment encodes these proteins:
- the LOC102452306 gene encoding olfactory receptor 6N2-like encodes MRTSNGSSVTEFIIMGFPDLQGFHTLFFALLLLIYLFTIIGNVVIFTVIRSDSRLHTPMYFFVSILSFLEIWYTAATVPKMLSNLLSERKSISFTGCLLQTYFFHSLGATECYLLTAMAYDRYLAICNSLRYPAIMTPKMCTQLAAGCWICGFMCPVIEVILVSKLPFCGPNEIQHIFCDFPPLLSLSCTDTSINVLVDFIVNAFIILVTFLFIMVSYIKIIKAILKIRTAEGRKKAFSTCATHLTVVLLFFGSIIFMYVRLKNSYSLDYDRAFAVIYAILTPLVNPVIYSLRNKEILNAIKRKIPHRGAINSSEHP; translated from the coding sequence ATGAGAACCAGCAACGGGAGCAGTGTAACTGAATTCATAATCATGGGATTCCCAGATCTTCAGGGCTTCCACACTCTCTTCTTTGCCCTGCTGCTTCTCATCTACCTCTTCACTATCATTGGGAATGTGGTGATTTTCACAGTCATCAGGTCAGATTCTCGACTTCACACACCCATGTACTTTTTTGTCAGCATTTTATCTTTCTTGGAAATCTGGTATACAGCAGCTACTGTTCCCAAAATGCTTTCAAACTTACTCAGCGAGAGAAAAAGCATTTCCTTCACTGGGTGCCTCTTACAAACATATTTCTTCCATTCCCTAGGAGCCACTGAATGCTACCTACTGACAGCAATGGCTTATGACAGATATTTAGCAATCTGTAACTCACTGCGCTATCCTGCCATCATGACCCCAAAAATGTGCACtcagctggctgctggctgttGGATTTGTGGCTTCATGTGTCCTGTCATTGAGGTAATCTTGGTCTCCAAGCTGCCATTCTGTGGCCCCAATGAGATCCAGCATATCTTCTGTGACTTCCCCCCTCTGCTGAGCTTGTCCTGCACAGATACTTCCATCAATGTCCTGGTAGATTTTATAGTCAATGCATTTATAATCCTGGTGACATTTTTGTTCATCATGGTCTCATACATAAAGATTATAAAAGCCATATTGAAAATACGCACAGCTGAGGGGCGAAAAAAGGCTTTTTCTACCTGTGCCACTCACCTTACTGTGGTTCTGCTATTTTTTGGGAGTATTATATTCATGTATGTACGATTAAAGAACAGCTATTCCTTGGATTATGATAGGGCATTTGCAGTAATTTATGCAATCTTGACTCCTTTAGTCAATCCAGTCATCTATAGCTTACGGAACAAAGAAATACTGAATGCAATAAAAAGGAAAATTCCGCACAGAGGAGCCATCAACAGCAGTGAACACCCTTGA